One genomic region from Epinephelus fuscoguttatus linkage group LG6, E.fuscoguttatus.final_Chr_v1 encodes:
- the abcb9 gene encoding ATP-binding cassette sub-family B member 9 isoform X1, whose translation MGIKVAVSCTVLYTLLDVIVTTVLYTHGSHLSIFTKDALNFNILQSALDLWVTVLLRASLLLGASIGVSWNRQDGPQRAAKLSSLIVFICLIVITYALAKMLMLTELKSLTQQPWFLSLICWTCASSLGVMLLWRMLGKESNSASTSCASGGEGGSEDAEKLVGTAGEEEQGVGCERKKKNEESQEKKMTSSGATLGRLLTYCKKDGGLLSVAFLFLLISAVCEAFIPYYYGKAIDSIVVHKSMEYFAKPVIILSVLALASSLAMGVRGGVFTLTFAKLNLRLRNHLFRTLMRQEIGFFDENHTGDIISRLSADTTQVSDLISQNVNIFLRSMVKGIGFFIFMFGMSWKLTLVAIMGFPFIALVSRLYGDYYKKLTKEVQTTLAEANKVAEETISAMRTVRSFANECGEADSYYSKLLVMFRLNKKQALAYACYMWSSCISELALEVAILFYGGHLVLTGQMSSAALISFFIYLLELGECLESIASVYTGLMQGVGAAEKVFEYLDRETKHPADGTEAPDTCTGLVEFKDITFAYPTRPETDILKGVSFTLHPGEVTALVGPSGSGKSSCVSLLENFYLPQQGQVLLDGKPIHTFQHDYLHSKVALVGQEPVLFARTVGENITYGLTDVPMEAVVQAATKANAHDFITALPSGYETSVGEKGTQLSGGQKQRVAIARALIRNPRVLILDEATSALDAESEHVVQTALNNIMQEHTVLVIAHRLSTVEKADNIIVIDRGRVAEQGSHSQLMASGGLYHKLVQRQVLGIETGAEVLNPSEKLSWKSDGGGKKRRKSSSCSTSDSEHNVRY comes from the exons ATGGGCATCAAAGTAGCTGTGAGCTGCACTGTGTTGTACACCCTACTGGACGTGATTGTCACCACTGTCTTGTACACACATGGTTCGCACTTGAGTATATTCACAAAGGATGCCCTGAACTTTAACATCCTCCAGTCAGCATTGGACCTCTGGGTGACTGTGCTGCTCAGAGCCTCCCTCCTGCTGGGAGCCTCCATAGGGGTGTCATGGAATAGACAAGATGGCCCACAAAGGGCAGCTAAACTCTCCTCGCTCATTGTCTTCATCTGTCTGATCGTCATCACCTACGCCCTGGCCAAGATGCTGATGCTAACCGAGCTGAAGTCTCTGACCCAACAGCCCTGGTTCCTGAGCCTGATATGCTGGACTTGTGCCTCTTCTCTGGGTGTCATGCTGCTCTGGAGGATGCTTGGGAAGGAGTCCAACTCGGCAAGCACGAGCTGCGCAAGTGGAGGAGAGGGGGGCTCTGAGGATGCTGAGAAGCTGGTGGGGACAGCTGGTGAGGAGGAGCAGGGGGTGGGGtgtgagaggaagaagaagaatgaggAAAGCCAGGAGAAAAAGATGACCAGCTCTGGGGCCACACTGGGACGTCTGCTGACCTACTGCAAAAAGGACGGTGGGCTGCTGTCCGTagccttcctcttcctcctcatctctgctgtgt GTGAGGCCTTCATACCGTACTACTACGGAAAAGCAATAGACAGCATTGTGGTTCACAAGAGCATGGAGTACTTTGCTAAGCCTGTGATCATACTGTCAGTGCTGGCCTTAGCTAG TTCACTTGCAATGGGAGTACGTGGAGGAGTCTTCACCCTGACGTTTGCAAAATTAAACCTTCGGCTCAGGAACCATCTCTTCAGAACTCTGATGAGGCAGGAAATTGGCTTTTTTGATGAAAACCATACAG GTGACATCATTTCACGTCTGTCTGCGGACACCACTCAGGTGAGTGACCTCAtctcccagaatgtcaacatcTTCCTGCGGAGCATGGTCAAGGGCATCGGCTTCTTCATCTTTATGTTTGGGATGTCCTGGAAGCTCACACTGGTGGCCATCATGGGATTCCCTTTCATTGCCCTTGTCTCCAGACTCTATGGGGATTACTACAAG aaactGACCAAAGAGGTGCAAACAACCCTCGCAGAGGCCAATAAAGTTGCAGAGGAAACCATTTCAGCCATGAGGACAGTACGGAGCTTTGCCAACGAGTGCGGGGAGGCCGACTCCTACTACAGCAAGCTTTTGGTCATGTTCCggctcaacaaaaaacaagccCTGGCCTACGCTTGCTACATGTGGTCCAGTTGT atttcagaGCTCGCTTTAGAGGTGGCTATCCTCTTCTATGGCGGCCACCTTGTACTTACTGGACAGATGAGCAGTGCTGCCTTGATCTCTTTTTTCATTTACTTGCTGGAACTGGGAGAATGTCTGGAG AGTATTGCATCAGTGTACACGGGCCTCATGCAGGGGGTTGGTGCTGCCGAGAAGGTTTTTGAGTACCTGGACAGAGAAACCAAACACCCAGCTGACGGCACAGAGGCTCCAGACACATGCACCGGTTTGGTTGAATTTAAAGACATCACGTTTGCCTACCCAACACGCCCTGAGACTGATATTCTCAAG GGAGTGTCATTCACTTTGCATCCTGGGGAGGTAACCGCCCTCGTGGGACCTTCAGGCAGTGGGAAGAGCTCCTGTGTGAGTCTGCTGGAAAACTTCTACCTTCCTCAACAAGGCCAAGTGCTGCTGGATGGAAAGCCCATTCACACCTTCCAGCATGACTACCTCCACTCCAAG GTGGCTCTTGTGGGCCAAGAGCCTGTGCTGTTTGCTCGGACGGTCGGTGAGAACATCACCTATGGCCTGACTGACGTCCCCATGGAGGCTGTGGTGCAGGCTGCCACCAAGGCTAATGCTCATGATTTTATCACCGCCCTCCCTTCAGGCTATGAGACAA GTGTTGGCGAGAAAGGCACCCAGTTGTCAGGGGGGCAGAAACAAAGGGTGGCCATTGCAAGAGCTCTCATCCGCAACCCTCGTGTTCTTATCCTGGACGAGGCGACCAGCGCCCTGGATGCAGAGAGTGAACACGTG GTTCAGACGGCTCTGAACAACATCATGCAGGAGCACACAGTGCTGGTAATCGCCCATCGGCTCAGCACAGTGGAAAAGGCAGACAACATCATCGTGATCGACAGGGGGCGTGTGGCGGAACAGGGGTCTCACAGTCAGCTGATGGCCAGTGGGGGGCTATATCACAAGCTGGTGCAGAGGCAGGTCCTAGGCATTGAGACAGGGGCGGAGGTCCTCAACCcatctgaaaaactcagctGGAAGTCTGATGGTGgagggaagaagagaagaaagagcAGCAGTTGCAGCACCAGTGATTCTGAGCATAATGTACGCTACTGA
- the abcb9 gene encoding ATP-binding cassette sub-family B member 9 isoform X2, whose amino-acid sequence MNRGIILPPFQVSKPVRLFIYGGEDIWQCVCVRGLRESQELVYVVTPRPGLPHIYPLQIEPQETGSASLQNKPWFLSLICWTCASSLGVMLLWRMLGKESNSASTSCASGGEGGSEDAEKLVGTAGEEEQGVGCERKKKNEESQEKKMTSSGATLGRLLTYCKKDGGLLSVAFLFLLISAVCEAFIPYYYGKAIDSIVVHKSMEYFAKPVIILSVLALASSLAMGVRGGVFTLTFAKLNLRLRNHLFRTLMRQEIGFFDENHTGDIISRLSADTTQVSDLISQNVNIFLRSMVKGIGFFIFMFGMSWKLTLVAIMGFPFIALVSRLYGDYYKKLTKEVQTTLAEANKVAEETISAMRTVRSFANECGEADSYYSKLLVMFRLNKKQALAYACYMWSSCISELALEVAILFYGGHLVLTGQMSSAALISFFIYLLELGECLESIASVYTGLMQGVGAAEKVFEYLDRETKHPADGTEAPDTCTGLVEFKDITFAYPTRPETDILKGVSFTLHPGEVTALVGPSGSGKSSCVSLLENFYLPQQGQVLLDGKPIHTFQHDYLHSKVALVGQEPVLFARTVGENITYGLTDVPMEAVVQAATKANAHDFITALPSGYETSVGEKGTQLSGGQKQRVAIARALIRNPRVLILDEATSALDAESEHVVQTALNNIMQEHTVLVIAHRLSTVEKADNIIVIDRGRVAEQGSHSQLMASGGLYHKLVQRQVLGIETGAEVLNPSEKLSWKSDGGGKKRRKSSSCSTSDSEHNVRY is encoded by the exons CCCTGGTTCCTGAGCCTGATATGCTGGACTTGTGCCTCTTCTCTGGGTGTCATGCTGCTCTGGAGGATGCTTGGGAAGGAGTCCAACTCGGCAAGCACGAGCTGCGCAAGTGGAGGAGAGGGGGGCTCTGAGGATGCTGAGAAGCTGGTGGGGACAGCTGGTGAGGAGGAGCAGGGGGTGGGGtgtgagaggaagaagaagaatgaggAAAGCCAGGAGAAAAAGATGACCAGCTCTGGGGCCACACTGGGACGTCTGCTGACCTACTGCAAAAAGGACGGTGGGCTGCTGTCCGTagccttcctcttcctcctcatctctgctgtgt GTGAGGCCTTCATACCGTACTACTACGGAAAAGCAATAGACAGCATTGTGGTTCACAAGAGCATGGAGTACTTTGCTAAGCCTGTGATCATACTGTCAGTGCTGGCCTTAGCTAG TTCACTTGCAATGGGAGTACGTGGAGGAGTCTTCACCCTGACGTTTGCAAAATTAAACCTTCGGCTCAGGAACCATCTCTTCAGAACTCTGATGAGGCAGGAAATTGGCTTTTTTGATGAAAACCATACAG GTGACATCATTTCACGTCTGTCTGCGGACACCACTCAGGTGAGTGACCTCAtctcccagaatgtcaacatcTTCCTGCGGAGCATGGTCAAGGGCATCGGCTTCTTCATCTTTATGTTTGGGATGTCCTGGAAGCTCACACTGGTGGCCATCATGGGATTCCCTTTCATTGCCCTTGTCTCCAGACTCTATGGGGATTACTACAAG aaactGACCAAAGAGGTGCAAACAACCCTCGCAGAGGCCAATAAAGTTGCAGAGGAAACCATTTCAGCCATGAGGACAGTACGGAGCTTTGCCAACGAGTGCGGGGAGGCCGACTCCTACTACAGCAAGCTTTTGGTCATGTTCCggctcaacaaaaaacaagccCTGGCCTACGCTTGCTACATGTGGTCCAGTTGT atttcagaGCTCGCTTTAGAGGTGGCTATCCTCTTCTATGGCGGCCACCTTGTACTTACTGGACAGATGAGCAGTGCTGCCTTGATCTCTTTTTTCATTTACTTGCTGGAACTGGGAGAATGTCTGGAG AGTATTGCATCAGTGTACACGGGCCTCATGCAGGGGGTTGGTGCTGCCGAGAAGGTTTTTGAGTACCTGGACAGAGAAACCAAACACCCAGCTGACGGCACAGAGGCTCCAGACACATGCACCGGTTTGGTTGAATTTAAAGACATCACGTTTGCCTACCCAACACGCCCTGAGACTGATATTCTCAAG GGAGTGTCATTCACTTTGCATCCTGGGGAGGTAACCGCCCTCGTGGGACCTTCAGGCAGTGGGAAGAGCTCCTGTGTGAGTCTGCTGGAAAACTTCTACCTTCCTCAACAAGGCCAAGTGCTGCTGGATGGAAAGCCCATTCACACCTTCCAGCATGACTACCTCCACTCCAAG GTGGCTCTTGTGGGCCAAGAGCCTGTGCTGTTTGCTCGGACGGTCGGTGAGAACATCACCTATGGCCTGACTGACGTCCCCATGGAGGCTGTGGTGCAGGCTGCCACCAAGGCTAATGCTCATGATTTTATCACCGCCCTCCCTTCAGGCTATGAGACAA GTGTTGGCGAGAAAGGCACCCAGTTGTCAGGGGGGCAGAAACAAAGGGTGGCCATTGCAAGAGCTCTCATCCGCAACCCTCGTGTTCTTATCCTGGACGAGGCGACCAGCGCCCTGGATGCAGAGAGTGAACACGTG GTTCAGACGGCTCTGAACAACATCATGCAGGAGCACACAGTGCTGGTAATCGCCCATCGGCTCAGCACAGTGGAAAAGGCAGACAACATCATCGTGATCGACAGGGGGCGTGTGGCGGAACAGGGGTCTCACAGTCAGCTGATGGCCAGTGGGGGGCTATATCACAAGCTGGTGCAGAGGCAGGTCCTAGGCATTGAGACAGGGGCGGAGGTCCTCAACCcatctgaaaaactcagctGGAAGTCTGATGGTGgagggaagaagagaagaaagagcAGCAGTTGCAGCACCAGTGATTCTGAGCATAATGTACGCTACTGA